Proteins encoded together in one Miscanthus floridulus cultivar M001 chromosome 16, ASM1932011v1, whole genome shotgun sequence window:
- the LOC136510564 gene encoding uncharacterized protein, whose product MLTRTNYTDWAALMRVMLQGRHLWDAINVGTDDFTDDRNALEALCKSVPEELRGSIANKTTAKAAWDALKTRYIGVDRVRKAKAKTLRREFDGITFKEGETIDDYIAVAIETLLDLEDVSLDELVGRLKATEEHLNRTKGRGGGGSGSSGAGKEIDGKLYFTEEQVIARLASHLNINSDGSARRGKAPSGPGKRRSGTVRIKERGKDARSGPPKGGNGGEDDDCCHYCGKSGH is encoded by the exons ATGCTGACGAGAACGAACTACACCGATTGGGCGGCGCTGATGCGCGTCATGCTGCAAGGACGGCATCTGTGGGACGCCATCAACGTCGGCACGGACGACTTCACCGACGACCGGAACGCCCTCGAGGCGCTCTGCAAGTCGGTGCCGGAGGAGCTGCGGGGGAGCATCGCCAACAAGACCACGGCCAAGGCGGCATGGGACGCACTCAAGACCCGGTACATCGGCGTCGATCGGGTGCGGAAGGCCAAGGCGAAGACACTGCGCCGCGAGTTCGACGGCATCACCTTCAAGGAAGGGGAGACCATCGACGACTAC ATTGCGGTGGCAATTGAGACGCTCCTCGATCTTGAGGACGTGTCTTTGGATGAGTTGGTTGGGCGGCTCAAGGCGACGGAGGAGCACCTTAACCGCACGAAGGGGAGAGGTGGCGGCGGATCGGGCAGCAGCGGCGCCGGCAAGGAGATCGACGGCAAGCTATACTTCACCGAGGAGCAGGTGATCGCCCGCCTCGCGTCGCACCTCAACATCAACTCCGACGGGTCGGCGAGGCGCGGCAAGGCGCCATCCGGCCCAGGCAAGCGTCGCAGCGGCACTGTCCGCATTAAGGAGCGCGGCAAAGACGCACGCTCGGGGCCGCCAAAGGGCGGCAATGGCGGTGAGGATGATGACTGCTGCCATTACTGCGGCAAGAGCGGCCACTAG